One region of Flavobacterium sp. GSB-24 genomic DNA includes:
- a CDS encoding glycoside hydrolase family 27 protein gives MKIKNTVVLVLVIIMYSISANCQNKTFQKEEFKQWAQTPPMGWNSWDCYGPTVEEHEVKANADYMAKELKKFGWEYIVVDIRWFVENDKAGGYNQTNPRYVIDQYGRYLPAVNRFPSAKDGQGFKPLADYIHKKGLKFGIHIMRGIPKKAVEDKLPVKGTNGITADQIYSTALQCEWLRDNYTVVADKPGAQEYYNSIFELYAQWGVDFIKIDDLSRPYHEGEINLIRNAIDNCGRKIVLSTSPGETPISAAPHVTKHANMWRMVDDVWDTWPHITHLMDVAQKWYPYIAPGTWPDCDMIPLGRISIRGERGEERMTRLTKDEQYTLITFFNIFKSPLFFGGDLPSNDAFTISLLTNNEVLKMHNESTAVKQLFQKEGKIAVTSKNAKDGSIYLALFNISDTVSKKVTVNLSDLGISGSVEVLNMWTGEKSKIISKEIETDLKPHSSVLYQLKSKNR, from the coding sequence ATGAAGATAAAAAACACAGTTGTGTTGGTATTAGTAATTATTATGTATTCGATCTCAGCGAATTGTCAAAATAAAACCTTTCAAAAAGAAGAATTCAAGCAATGGGCTCAGACACCGCCAATGGGGTGGAACAGCTGGGATTGCTATGGCCCAACAGTTGAAGAACACGAAGTAAAAGCCAATGCCGATTACATGGCAAAAGAGCTCAAGAAATTTGGATGGGAATATATTGTTGTTGATATTCGATGGTTTGTTGAAAATGATAAAGCAGGAGGTTATAATCAGACAAACCCGCGATATGTAATCGATCAGTACGGCAGATATCTTCCAGCCGTTAATCGATTTCCTTCTGCGAAAGATGGACAAGGTTTTAAGCCTTTAGCCGATTATATCCATAAAAAAGGATTAAAATTCGGAATTCATATAATGCGTGGAATTCCGAAGAAAGCAGTTGAAGATAAACTCCCAGTAAAAGGAACCAACGGAATCACAGCAGACCAGATTTATTCTACAGCATTACAATGTGAATGGTTAAGAGACAATTATACTGTTGTGGCAGATAAACCCGGAGCTCAGGAATATTATAATTCTATCTTCGAATTATATGCACAATGGGGAGTAGATTTCATTAAAATCGATGATTTATCAAGACCTTATCACGAAGGAGAAATCAACTTAATAAGAAATGCAATCGACAATTGCGGACGTAAAATAGTTTTGAGCACTTCACCTGGAGAAACACCAATTTCTGCTGCACCACATGTAACTAAACATGCCAATATGTGGCGTATGGTGGATGATGTTTGGGACACATGGCCGCATATCACACATTTGATGGATGTAGCACAAAAATGGTATCCATACATTGCACCGGGAACATGGCCAGACTGCGATATGATTCCGTTAGGACGTATTTCGATTAGGGGAGAGCGTGGCGAAGAAAGAATGACGCGTTTAACAAAAGACGAACAATATACGTTGATTACATTTTTCAACATTTTTAAATCACCATTGTTCTTTGGGGGAGACTTACCTAGCAACGATGCCTTTACGATATCATTATTGACAAATAATGAGGTCTTGAAAATGCATAACGAAAGTACAGCAGTAAAACAACTTTTCCAGAAAGAGGGAAAGATTGCCGTGACTTCAAAAAATGCAAAAGATGGAAGTATTTATCTGGCTTTGTTTAATATCTCAGATACAGTTTCAAAAAAAGTAACTGTAAACCTTTCAGATCTTGGAATTTCAGGTTCTGTGGAGGTTTTAAATATGTGGACAGGAGAAAAATCAAAAATAATTTCAAAAGAAATAGAAACAGATTTAAAACCGCACAGTTCTGTTTTGTATCAATTAAAAAGTAAAAATAGATAA